The Daucus carota subsp. sativus chromosome 9, DH1 v3.0, whole genome shotgun sequence genome window below encodes:
- the LOC135149481 gene encoding uncharacterized protein LOC135149481 gives MAEPPLLSKPIDGETLYVYLAVSEQALSAVLVREELKVQKPVYYVSKVLHRAELNYSVIEKFALAMITASRKLRPYFQSHKIEVLTDQPLRNVIHSPKASGRLIKWAIELGKFDIRYKPRTTIKAQALADFLVECTISNEEVGGQGDKIEDKVEEPKEPKEYWLLFFDGASKTKGSGAGLVLQSPDGFTVEYVIKLDFPTTNNEAEYEALIAGLGLARTLRVKNLKVCGDSKLVVFQVNGEFEAREDTMLRNLRIVKSQMALFEECIVEYVPREENTKADALSQFASSDDEVCSGSVYYQVMRTPSIEAKLVAPIDSGATWMDEIKLYLESGHLPPNADEARKLQVWALKYVLIEGILYRKSFVIPYLRCLRPDEAHEVLREVHEGRFAPIVRQPPEMLTSINTPIPFAMWGMDIFGPFPLASAQRKFLLVAIDYFTKWIEAKPLAKITTKQVAQFVWENIICRIILDGLKKRVEKAQGSWAEELLPILWAYRTTCKVSTGTTPFQLAYGAEAVVPLEITHTSQRIQQYEPEANKEGMRLALDMIDEICDEAHAKIVENQKRASYY, from the exons ATGGCAGAGCCACCTCTTCTATCGAAACCCATTGATGGTGAGACCCTGTACGTATACCTGGCTGTTTCCGAGCAAGCACTGAGTGCTGTATTAGTTCGAGAGGAGTTGAAAGTTCAAAAACCGGTGTACTACGTGAGCAAGGTTTTGCATAGAGCCGAGCTCAATTACTCCGTCATCGAAAAatttgctttggccatgattacggcctcaAGGAAGCTAAGACCCTATTTTCAATCCCATAAAATagaagtcttgacagaccaacctctccgCAACGTCATacatagcccgaaggctagtggaagattaaTCAAGTGGGCAATTGAGCTCGGGAAGtttgatatccgatacaaaCCACGAACAACGATTAAGGCTCAGGCTTTAGCTGACTTCCTTGTTGAATGTACCATTAGCAAcgaggaagtcggggggcaagggGACAAGATTGAAGACAAGGTTGAGGAGCCCAAGGAACCTAAAGAATATTGGTTACTGTTTTTTGATGGAGcctcaaaaacaaaaggtagtggtgcaggactcGTGCTCCAAAGCCCCGATGGCTTTACTGTGGAATACGTTATCAAGTTGGACTTCCCAACTACCAACAACGAGGCTGAATACGAGGCTTTGATAGCTGGGCTTGGATTAGCcagaaccttgagggtaaagaatttgaaggtcTGTGGTGACTCGAAGCTTGTGGTtttccaagtgaatggtgagtttgaagcccgGGAAGACACAATGCTTAGAAATCTGAGAATTGTAAAGTCTCAAATGGCACTGTTTGAAGAATGTATAGTAGAATATGTGCCGAGGGAAGAGAACACTAAAGCCGATGCCTTATCACAATTTGCGTCCTCTGATGATGAGGTATGCTCAGGAAGTGTTTATTATCAGGTTATGAGAACCCCAAGCATCGAAGCAAAATTAGTTGCTCCCATTGATAGCGGGGCAACCTGGATGGACGAGATTAAGCTGTATTTGGAAAGCGGTCATCTACCgcctaatgctgatgaagcacGAAAATTGCAAGTCTGGGCCCTTAAATATGTCCTCATTGAGGGGATATTATATCGGAAGTCGTTTGTCATCCCCTATTTGAGGTGTCTAAGGCCTGATGAGGCACATGAGGTTCTTAGGGAGGTTCACGAAGgg AGGTTCGCACCGATAGTACGACAGCCCCCTGAGATGTtgacatctatcaatactcctaTCCCTTTTGCCatgtgggggatggatatcTTTGGACCGTTTCCACTCGCTAGTGCACAAAGGAAGTTTCTGTTGGTAGCAATTGATTACTTTaccaagtggattgaggccaaaccactggccaagataaccaccaaacaGGTCGCTCAGTTTGTGTGGGAAAATATTATCTGCAG gataatccttgatggaCTGAAAAAGAGAGTTGAGAAGGCCCAGGGGTCATGGGCCGAGGAACTGCTTCCAATACTTTGGGCGTATCGAACAACTTGTAAAGTCTCTACAGGAACAACCCCATTCCAGTTAGCTTATGGAGCTGAGGCAGTCGTACCCCTAGAAATCACACATACTTCCCAAAGAATCCAGCAATATGAGCCGGAAGCAAATAAGGAAGGCATGAGACTTGCACTCGACATGATTGATGAAATCTGTGATGAAGCCcatgctaagattgtggaaaaccagaagCGAGCTTCCTACTATTAG
- the LOC135149480 gene encoding uncharacterized protein LOC135149480 has protein sequence MNDLQERAGKYIKAEESLRKSQNNQGPNTNFKKRGSDTEYNAENKYSKKDDDEKSPTKKKLGPRFTEYARLNAPRSQILMEIEKEENVRWPKPIRTDPKKQNKDLYCRFHKDIGHKTDDFRQLKDKIEFLIRRGKLSKFTKDGDKNYRDNDNRGRDNDDKRTQPRGPVINVISGGPTAAGTSSNSRKAYAREVMSIVGEPPKWAKIDYAMAFDNVDLEKVKFPHDDPLVITPVIGNSSVKRVLIDNGASVDILFNDAYEKMGYSDTQLTPSDMPIYGFNNVETKIEGMIQLPVIMGTEPRQATCMINFLVVKASSTYNAILGRTGIHAFKAIPSTYHMKIKFPTRNGIGEELGDQKMARSCYIGALRSGRAGGKVLPIEDLDVQEEEERRGKPAEDLVPIPLYTEEPEKDTYVRALLQKDLKQELVRFLRTNCDVFAWTAADMPGIDPLFMNHKLNVNPDRKPIKQKKRNFAPERQEAIKQEVDKLLEAGFIEEI, from the coding sequence ATGAATGACTTGCAAGAgagagccgggaagtatattaAGGCTGAGGAAAGTTTGAGAAAGTCCCAGAACAATCAAGGGCCGAATACCAACTTCAAGAAGCGTGGAAGTGACACGGAGTATAACGCTGAGAATAAATACTCCAAGAAAGACGATGATGAAAAGTCGCCTACTAAAAAGAAGTTAGGGCCGAGGTTTACTGAGTATGCTAGACTCAATGCCCCCAGAAGCCAAATCCTGATGGAGATTGAGAAGGAGGAAAATGTaagatggccgaagcctataaggacCGATCCGAAGAAACAAAATAAAGACTTGTATTGTCGGTTCCATAAGGACAttggacataagaccgatgatttccgacagttgaaggacaaaatagaattcttgatccgaagaggtAAGTTGTCTAAATTTACTAAGGATGGAGACAAGAATTATCGAGACAATGACAATCGTGGAAGGGACAATGATGACAAGAGAACCCAGCCTAGAGGGCCTGTGATTAACGTGATCTCCGGAGGGCCTACAGCTGCCGGAACCTCAAGTAATTCAAGGAAAGCTTATGCGAGGGAAGTGATGAGTATagtaggagaacccccgaagTGGGCAAAAATTGACTATGCAATGGCATTCGATAACGTCGACCTCGAGAAAGTAAAGTTCCCCCATGATGACCCCTTAGTAATTACaccagtgattggaaactcgtccgtaaagagagtgctcattgataatggagcctcggtggatatcttgttcaatgatgcctatgaaaagatgggatacTCCGATACTCAACTAACACcctcggatatgcctatatatggcttcaacaatgtggaaaccaagattgaaggcatgatccaactccCTGTAATTATGGGTACCGAACCTAGACAAGCCACATGtatgataaatttcttggttGTCAAAGCTTCGTCgacctataatgccatccttgggaggactggaatacatgcttttaaggcaatcccatccacttaccacatgaagattaaattcccgactaggaacggaattggaGAAGAACTGGGAGAccagaaaatggcccgaagtTGTTATATTGGAGCACTGAGATCCGGAAGAGCTGGGGGGAAAGTGCTACCCATAGAGGATCTCGATGTCCAGGAAGAGGAAGAAAGAagaggcaagcctgccgaagatTTAGTTCCAATCCCGTTATATACCGAGGAACCCGAAAAGGACACTTATGTTAGAGCATTACTCCAGAAAGATTTGAAACAAGAGCTTGTGAGGTTCTTAAGAACCAATTGTGATGTTTTTGCTTGGACAGCGGCTGACATGCCAGGTATTGATCCTTTATTCATGAATCATAAGTTGAATGTGAATCCTGATAGGAAACCCATTAAGCAAAAGAAGAGGAATTTCGCCCCCGAAAGGCAggaagccattaaacaggaggtagataagttgttggaagcaggGTTTATCGAGGAAATTTAG